A window of Chanos chanos chromosome 15, fChaCha1.1, whole genome shotgun sequence genomic DNA:
TCAAGCTGCACTGCCGTCTCTGACTGCTGACATGAGGAGTCCCGAAAAAGCTTCCACTCACCTGCCGTTGTCCCTGCCCACTCCCCACACGCGGATGCTGACGATGGGTTGAGAGTGGAGCAGCGTCTGCCCCAGGGGATCAATTAGATTGAGGGTCTCGTTCTCCAGGACCAGCAGCATGTCCTTCCCCTGAGAAGAGTCCGGAACACATCAAAAAGCCTCAGCGTCGcgttcagacacagacagggcgCAGGAGAGGGCGAGCGACGGGCGAGGTTACTTCGTAACTGAGTCACGGACGCTTCAAACCCCAAAAGCTTTGCCCTCCGGAGctagatgggtttttttttttttttttcttcatttctaaTTCTGTACATGACCGTGTCATTCTGTCTTGTGTTTTagttgtcttcttttctttcctttagaTTGTaactgtttttcagtttatttgtttgtgacattttgtgAAACAAGGTACAAAACTcttaaaatcatttcaaaatggtTACCATGTGTTACAGTCGATTTTCACTGAAACCTATTTTTAGCAAGCTAATTACCTGCAATTAAAAGTTGTATCAAACAATCTTCTcgagcagagagacagtgccATGTACCACGCGGTACACTGCTGCTAGGTAACACAACATTTGGCCCTCTAGAAACTGTCAATCGAAAgcacccaaaaagaaaaaaaagagtctattCGCACACTGATATTTTCCCAAGGTAAGGTAAATAGGTTAACTCCTTCGAGATGTATCAAATTAAGCTCTGACAGCACTTAAACTGTATTCAAGAAAAAAATTTGTAAAACAGAAGTCATGCAACATAATGTTGAATAAACCCTTTTTAAACAGAGCCAACAATGTGTTGGCTTAGGATTGATCTCACTGGCAACCAATTTTCCACCAATTATTAGAAGAAAGGTGATAGTACGGTGCTTTTCCTTACACCACTAAGATTCAGTAGTGTCATCCTGGCCTTCCCTAATCTCTGCATTCCATTTAATCCAGAACACGGTCAAGAAAAAAAGCTTAGGGCATCAGAGGATGATTCTGCAATCATACCCTGTTCAATATCTAAACAGGCTGTCCTGCAAAACTCATgggacagccaatcaaaagcctGTAGTGGGTAGCGGGCACACACGCATACCTCTCCCCAGATGCCGGCCGTGTCGTGGAGGTTGTGTTTATGGTAGGAGAGCTGTCTGATACAGTTATTCACTGCAATGCTGCTTTTTCCTGGAGCCATCTCTTCCTCTGAGATCTCCACCCAGCCAAGAGAACGTACAGCAAAGCActgcgacacacacacaaacacacgcacacacgcgcacgcgcgcataCAAAGACATGAGCACCAACGCAGATGGCACACACTCTAAATTTCAGTCAAAGTAAATGCAAAACCAAGTCAGTAGAGCCTAAAGTGGAGTCAATACCTTGGCCTCTACGTCAGCGCTGTAGGGATTCTGCTTCTCCTCGCCCTCAGACTGAGAGCAACTGTGTATAAAAGAGGGATGGGTGTCAGAAAACCAACAGTAAAGCACATTAGAGTATCACTCACATACAGTTAGTGCTAGACTCTGGTACTATTGTTTGAAGTCTATAGTACAGATATCCTTATGTTGACAAAACAGCTCACCTAAGGTTGATAGAGGCATATCGTAGAGTAGCCCCCTCAAATTCTTTCAGACTCTGATCAGATGTCACATCCTCCTCCTAAAAcatgacaatacacacaaaGCTATATTTCAGTATCAGATGCCAACAGTATACACTCCCATGCTGTTCATTTCAGCCCTGCACACGGTGTGGATGTGAGTCATCATAAATATTCTAAttcagttacttttttttttatttatgactAGGGTTGCTCGTCATCTGGAATATAAAAGCGAAACAGTAAAAGCAGCCAGATGTCCATTAGAGCTGTGGGGGCAGTTACTCACTGCATGTTTTGATGGAGTTGTTAAGAGCAGGAATTTACATGTACCAGCTCCATCGAGAGCGCTCTCATAAAAGACATGGGCTCAAAGTCTGAGTACAGTCTGAATGATTGACATCTGTCTGGCCAATCATGACAGAAGACTATGGAGGTCTAAGTGATACAAATCACAGTTATAGCACTTCAATTCTGGAATGGTGACTGGAGTTGAACTGGACGTGGTTCTAGGACAGTCCGTGATGCAACCtcattttgtggtttgttttgattGGGCGCTTATGTAACCACGCAAAAGACGCCAGTCATTTGCGATTATGCAAACCATCCTCGTTAACCATCCCTGGAATTCAGATTTCAAAAAGCAGCCCAAAAAACTCATTTCACGCAGCATGAAAACTCAGTTCATTTCCAGTATGAGAGATAGCTTAATAAAGAAAACGGCTCATTGCCACTGACCTTCCACAGTTCCTCATCATTAAATCGGTTAGGACGGGTTCCCATGTTCCATGTCACCTAAGGGTACAAACACGAGTTTAGTACCTGACAAGTCCTGGGAGATCCAcctgtacgcacacacacgtcacactcCATCCTTACCTCTGCTTCCTCCTCACAGGGGGTGATGGCAGGTGAGGTGCTGGAGGGCCTTTCGGGGGCCATACCCTCCTCCAGAGGGGAGGGCGGCTCCCACTGGGTAGTGCCTGTGGGGATGTGCCAATAATATGTGCCGGAGGTGTCCCGCACCCTCATCCAGCCAGCCGGCAGGTCTGAGTCAGTCTCAAACGCACTGCGGTCCCAGTACGACTCTACAGAATGCAAAAAATACGTATCAATatgatatttacaaaattacaaaaaaaaaacaaaaaaaaagtaaaaaagggAGACTGAGAGATGAGGCAAAATGGAGAGGTATGGAGAAAAGGATCAGAGGAGGAAAAGTGAAGTCAGATATAGACAGTAAAAAAACTGGAGGACCAAAAAAAGAGATGGTAGAAACCAAATAAGAGGAATTGTGTGTGGCATGTGGGTAAGATCAAATCTAATCCTGTAGACGGCCATTTCGCTCAATTTCTTCTTAATTAAGGAATAATACCACTTCTATATTAACCTCGTTAACAGGGGGGGcagaaatgctttgtttatGACTACAAGCTCTAAGTCACACATTGACAATAATATATAGCTCAGGTAATCGACAAGGGCCAACCCAACAAGTTTAAATACAGTAACCTATTCTGTAAGGTTTCAGGTACCTGGGTCTCCATCAGGAGTGCTGTTGGCAGTGCTTCCCTGAGACAATGACATGCAGCTGGAGTCTTCATCACTGGGCACTCCACTCTTTCCCTGAAAAAGGAAGCACGCGTTTCTGCCACCATCCTCCCCTTTCCTGGCTTCACTTCCACTTTGAGTCTCTGACGAGTCTGTGTCCTTCTCAGCTCCGCTGGGAGCCAaactgtcctcctcctcttcctcttcttcttcttcctcttctttctcctctaccgcATTTTCCTGCTCCTTCCCCTGAGATGCATCAGAGGTATCGATTAAAAGAGGTTCGTTAGCAGCGTTCTTCAGCTCCAGGTCGGAGCAAAGGGACCTCAAGGTCTTGTTGGATGTCGTATTCTGGTCTCCAACCTGCTCCTCCAGGTTCTGGTTGGGGTTTCCATCCGGGCTCTCGTTCTCGTTTAGGTTAAGGTTCTGGTCGGGGTTCCGGTTCATGTCCTGCTGCTGCTCAGCCACCTTACGAAGCTGGTTCTGGCCCTCTTTCATCCATTTGGTGTTGCTCCCCGTGCCGGGATGGCCCTGTTCGTTCTCTTGGTTCCTGGCCCGCTCTTCCTCACGGTGTTGGTGAGATGTTTCGTCCTCCAGCCCGCCCATGAGGCCGTTGAGGAGCTGAGCTGGGGTGGCGGTGGCGTAGATGTGGCGGCTTTtcggggaagaggaggaggacgggcCCTTGGCTTTGTTCTTCTGGCTAAGTTCTGCGTCTAAGAGAACGCTGTGAGGAGAACGGAGGTCGAGGGTCACCGAAGAGGTCACGCAGGTGTTGTCGTTGGCCAAGTCGGAAGTGTGCTCCAAAGACATGGCACGGAGCTAGAGGCCTCTACAGGGGCTATGGGCACAGAGCAAGACCAAGGACAAAAGAACTCATATGATTCAAAGAATATCACATAACTGAatcacacataaacagagtCCATTCTAATGCTTTTACAATTTAAGCAAATATCTCACCATATAGGGTTAAACTGTCACGGGACAGGCACTCATATTATGAATGATTACTTTAAAGTAAATTTCTTTTTGGTATTAAGAGTATAATCTTATCAAAGTCTTACATAAAAAGAGAAACTGCCATCACTGAGTAAAACCCGTATTAAAACTCACTGCTTGAGTATGGTCGGGGATGTTTGTATCACAACTGAACCAACAGGTTTAAATATTACAGTAGTGAGCCGGATGGCCCCATGTCTGccagaacagaaaaaataattGATCTTGTTTTAAGTTAGGAGGCCGTTTAAAGCTAAAAGACGCGTCTCAAATTGTACCGTGATTCCAGGCATTTCCTAGTGCCCGCAATCCAATTTTCATGAAGAACCATCCAAGCATCCACTGATGAGGAATACAAGTAATACGAAACGGAACGTCCTTGTTTTCTTACAAGTAATGTCGGTGTGGTATAATGTGAGTTCTAATTAAAGCATTACCCGTTAGTTTGCTTCGTTTTAATGTCAGCTTGCTTTGCCTGGCAGGTGATGATCAGTCGCAGTGAAAAAATACCCATACAACAATCACTGCGGGCCGCACACTCATAGCTGAGCCCTTTATCCTGGCTAAGGTCTGAATCATAGATTGAATAAGCTAGCTAGCTGGCATATTTTCCACTCATTTCTCACAAATGTACAATGATAAAAGGTTGTCAGGGTTCGCAAACAAACGAAATCAAATTCATCCTAAAGCTCCAGGTTTATACGACTGCGATTTCCTTTCCAtcttgtgtttaaaatgtgtgttagaAACATCTTCGCCCTCGAGCTAATTCATTTGGTCGCATGCTAGCGTGCTCGCTAAATCGTCCACCATCATTCCAGCTGGGAGAGCTCATCATGTCGCCAGTACGCACTcccacaacataaacacaccctTAGCTACCGTTAACTGAATCGCAGCGTAAATCGACAGATTTAAGATATCGTTTCGTCGATCTAAAAGATTAAGAAATTAACTTACCTTTTAAATCTTAATCTTCATTAATCTTCGATTATTTTGGTAACAGCTGTACATGTAACAAATacagtgggaataaactagcTATGTTCCTCAGTACGTTATTAGCTTGCTAGCCGAAGGGCTCCGAACAAGCCACTACCTACGTCACGAAGACTGCGTCACGTCGCACGTCGGCTGCCACCGGAGACCACCCCACATCGCCCACCTATGCACTCCTTTGAAGCAGTTAAATTCCATCTCTTTAAACCGACAGCTTATCGTGCCTTTCATGATTTTAACGTTTGCTAGATCTCTCACATGATAAGATGAGCGGTTATTTACAGATCCAAAAGGAAAATATAAACGTGCAGGTGAAATCTTCGCAATGCAACTTTAAAATTGTCCTCAAACCGCTACTATTCTGCAGTCAAAAGGGCTGCAATGAACTACATCCACCCACCACCccaactcacacaaacacagacaaatttcCTAAAGTAGCATTAAGCTTCCTAACTGGTGTGAACTCAGAATCAACTCCCAATCCCATCAGGGTCTAATTTTGCTTGCCTGGACTGCACCCATGAGTCAGAGCTGCATTAAATTCTCAGGGTTGGAAGAATATTGTACATAGTTATTTCACACTACTGAATGGACACAATGGAAAATTCTCTTTAATGAACTCTCGTTAGTGCGTAAGGTTTGTATGGCCATAACTTAATACATGGATGTAAGGGATTTAAGAAAGTATGGGAATAAAAGCATACATTCACATTGAAATGTTTCTGGAGTATTGATAttaatatttacaatatatgtgtttttacataaatataaacatgatGGTTTCAtcctctttacacacacagccatcagaAAACTGCTCTTCTCGTAGGGTCAAGACTGAACATGTCAGTGATGAGTCAGCTAAACATCAGTCTGAGATCCGTATCCTCCTTCCCCTCTCCTGTGGATAATGACCCAGTTCCAGCCAATCATTTGTCAGTTTTCAGCTTCTAGTTTTGCCAGGAGCCTCGAGTTGTCTACATCCACATAGTCCTAAAAGTGAGACCATTGCAAATGATAAAATCTGTAAATATGGTTATAAAGATGCTGAAATGTCTCCACAAAGAAGAAACAGTGAATACTTTATGAAAGAGATAAGGCTATTAAGTAAATGGGGTATAGAAAACGGAGGCTAAGACtttaaggaaaacaaacaaaatcatattttaatccatcattttcacaaacaatCAGTTCCAACCCACTGGATATTTACGCTACCCAAATttctaaatattttctctttcctgtgtAGTCAATAGGATATAACTGGTAATTAATTTTAATTGCAtactttcagaaaaaaagagaagtccAACTACTTTTAAAATCCTTTGAAGTTCTTTAGAACTAACCACACTTGTTATAGCAGTTCCCTAAAAACATCATGAATGAAACATCACAAATGAATCATAAAATGACAGACCAAGCTTATTTCAGTAAATGATCTTATCACGTTTGTGGTGACCAGTTCCACTTTAGAGGGTATTTAAGATTTATTTTGTGAGGTTCTGTTGATGGATAAGAATTTGAAGCCTATAGTCCAACAAGCTTGCTATGTTCAGATCACTCACCATATCATTTTCCAGAATATTCTCAAAAACTCTGACGATGTCTTTGAAGGAAGGCCTCATAGAATATGGCTCTTGCCAGCAGTCTGTCATCATCTGCCAGCTATGAAACAAGAGGAAAGCCAGTTACACAGTCATTTTTCTCAGTAATAGGATCCTATTTCCataacatattaaaacatgttCTGCTTTATGCACACAAAGATCTCTGACTGACCACAGCACTAGACCCTGAATGCAAGGAGTATATCTATGTATATTAAGCATAAAGAATAATGCTATGAGTACACTTCAACTAAGAGAAGCTTTTCTGGTTGTATATTTGGGAGTGTGTTAgactttttcaaatattttagaACCCTGAAAGAGACAGACCCAAACATAgaccacacagaaaaaaatcccTTCTCATTTTTAAGTAGTTTTTGTATAGTACTTAAAAATGTACTTAGTACTtaccaggttcctttttgatagaGTATCTAAAGTTACAGAGAGTCACTACCCTctatctagcccttttactgcaaacgattttgttgaatttttctcgcaaaagatagacttaattcgtcatgatattcaaattagtttatcaaatcagactgcctgcacactGTCCGTGACTGTTCCTGAGAcaaatcaggatgtgcaccctttaacccaatttaaccctatctctctaaatgcgctgtccaaattggtgcactctgctaaaccagcctgtCGCCTCCTTGaccccctacctgctaaactttacatagagcttttcttgGTCCTTAGCCCAACAATGCTTAACCTCCTAAATACGTAActtaccctctgcttttaaaacggctgtgatcaggcctttactttaAAAAACTAACCTTGatcctgaagccttaaataactACAGGCTGACCTCTAATCTCctatttctttcaaaaatacttgaaaaaattttAGCTGCTCAGCttatagcccatatgtcctctaacagtctgtttgaaatgtttcagtcaggctcCAGGTGTTTTCACTGTACTAAAACCATatttactagagtaactaatgatcttttattagccatggatgctggtgctacctctattcttattctacttgatctgagtgcagcatttgacacggtcgatcacactatactgttaaagtgcctggaaaatcaaattggcattcgtggcctggcactctcttggtttaaatcttatctctcagagagaaagcagtgtgtccactataataatgtgacctctgagtaccgtgagcttaactatggaGATGCTCAGGGGTCAGTCctgttctctatttacatgctcccttaggatgacattattcatagttacaacattaacttccatcgctgtgctgatgatactcagattttgtTACCTATAAagcacaatgaccactctgaattggctaaccttgaggcgtgtctttgtgctattaaggcttggatgtcttcaaaatttcctgatgcttaatgaaggcaagactgaaatgtcGGTTATTGTTCCCCCAAACGCATAAGtgtctttttagtgatcttatcctaaattttgacaactgtatcatctctcaaaactctacagctaaaaactttGGTGTGATtcttgactctagtctctcgctagccactcatatcaaaaacagaaacaaaactgccttttatcacctccctaatattgctaaaattaggccctttctaagtacgTCTGATCtggaaaccattgttcatgcattcatcACGTCTCGCCCTGATTACTGCAATgctctgtactctggtctgcctgcctctattaccaaaagtcttcagctggtccagaatgcttcTGCCAGAATCCTAACCAGGGCAAGGAAGTCTGATCATATTACTCTTGTCCTGGCCTCCCCTCATTGGCTCCCGATTCAcacaagggcagattttaaggtcctcttctaaacatataaaattttacatgggcttgcgccagcctacctatctgacttaattacaccctgtaACCCCCCTTGTACCCTGctctctcaagattctggactattagtcattccaagagttaaaaagaagtctgctggctaccgagccttttcctaccgctctcccttcctctggaatagtctaactacagaaattagggaggcaaactctctccataactttaaaaccaaactaaagactaaTCTATTTTCTCCAAAGTAtagataatataattttgatttgactttgatatggacatgtaaagccctttgagattATAAATAGTgttactgggctctaaataaactattattattattattattattattattattattattattataatagtgtgaTACACTATGGTATAGTATAGTCTAGTTTGGTATGTTATAGTACAATATAGTATAGTATGGTATAGTATAGTCTACTATAGTACTACCATGtttgtacatgtatatacaAAACTAGTATAACATAATAACCATAATAAATCACAATACATTTACTTTTTATATATAAGTACATTTAAAGGCAAGTACTTTTTCCTGAACTCAAGTGGAAATTTAAATGGAGGGCTTTTAGTTTTATTGGATATATATTATAAagggtgtgtctgttttcactcaAGTACAatgatgtgtgtattttgtccaCCACTGCCCTGGATGTAACTGTCATTGTCTATGAATAGCGATGCAATGTATACATTTCTTCTAAATAAAGAAGCTTTCTTGTGAACATActtcatttcctgtgaaaataaCTTCTTGTGACTTGTGACACACTCTaaccacagacactcacatTTCTGGCCTACATCCATCCGGCTCTGCGTTTCTGTGTCCGGCACAGACCTGCTGCACAACCTTCTCTGTGGAATCCAGGTCAGGATATGGCAAGAGACCTGAAATAACAAGCAGTTACCCCACCGCATGTGAAAGCTATACATTGGCACCGCAGCCTGTTGGAATAGATTTTCTATAATGGTAACCGTGACAATAGAAGTCTTTAAAGACCGACTTACCGAATGTTTGCATCTCCCACATCACGATTCCAAATGCCCAGACATCCCCTTTAAACCCGTAATGGTCGTTCCTAAAATACTCTGGGGGATACCAACGCAGGGGAACGCGTTCCTAAAGCGAGATTCAACAGTGCTACGCTGTTTACATTCTGACCACAGTCTACAGATTTACATAACGAGAATGACTGACAAGTGGGCAGTGTGCACTTGAGAATGAGAATAATGTGACCACATTGTTGACCTTACAGCAGGGTTTATTAGCATCAGTGCTTTATCCCACGCCGAGTTTCAGATTAAAATATCTCACCTTGTAATCTTTGTTACGGCTACTGCGCCTGCTTCTCATACGTGTTAAGTCTCTTGCCAGTCCAAACTCCGCCACTTTAACCTCACTGGGAAATCTGTTCACCATAATGTTTCTTAATGCCAAATCACAATGCACTACCTGTGAATCACACACAATGCAGTTTGCTCAGTGTGTGAAGTAATCCATTACTAACCATTGACTGAGCAGAGTATGAGGAACTTATGGTAAGGACATAACAAAGTTTCAGTTTAAATATGAGATATGAACTCAAAACATTCACCAAAGTGGCATTCAAAATTCTACAACACATGAGCTTATTCTGAACTCTGAATGACAGTAGATACAATCATAGCAAACCATAAACATGTCCTCAGATGTCAGGAAGCAGCATAAACCTGACCTTTCTAAATTAGCATTAGAAATATAGCTTATCCATTAATATATGTGCAAAATTGGTGTGGGTGTTGTACCATTTTGGAGCGCAGGTGGTCCATGGCATGCGCTATGTGATAGGCTGAAATAGTAAAAAGGTGCTGAAGATCACTGTTCATACTCAGGCTGTCTTGATTCACTTGAAGGTAACTTCGCAAGGTTCCATAAGCCACAAATTCCATGATCAGAGTATATGGAGCTGGGACACAGGAATATTCATAATTTAGTTAACAGCTAGTTCAATAACTAGTTTACACTTCAGTAGCAGAACACTGAACTTTATGTGTTACTTTAAATATACACTGGTGGATTATCCGCTGCGCACAACCCGTACAGGAAACACAGACCATAGAAcaagaagtgagagagagaaagagagagagagagagagagagagagagatgggaaagccAAAGAGTAGAGGAGAAATAGGATGTTAAAATATACATCTAGGTCAAATGCACGATGAGAAATTAAGCATACAAATGCGGTGGCTCTGCGGAATAGAGGTTTGTAACTCCTTTGTTTGAAACAACAAAGCCATTGTCTCTCACCCTCACAGATGTCCCAGTCCAGGAGCTGTAGTATGTTCTTATGACTTCCTAACTTGCGCATAATGGAGATCTCCCTGTCCATTCGTTTGAGACTGACACCTGGagcagaaaatgtgtgtttagaaCATGTTGGAACCTTTTCAAAATGTACTAAGCTGTGCGAAGTGGCACAAACTGGGAGATAAAATGGGCCTTACTACGTTTTGCGACCTTGCAGATAAACACGGAGTGACCTTTGCAGGTTCCTTTTATCATTTTAGCCTTATAAattgttccctctctcccagcCTTGATGAGCTGTTGGAGGCTGAGATCTGCCTTATTAAAACGGGAACCCTGAGAAAATTTAGCCACAGCAAAGAGCCCACAATGTATATTAACCTTTACAACACAACCAATTAACAtttgttctctcactgtttcatcATTAGTGTAGAACCTACATTTTGGATCGGTTTCCATAGAGATCTGGCACCCGACTTCTGGAACCTAGGAGATCTGGTGCTTTGCCTGAGCAAGGGGGGTGCAGATTGGCTCTCTCTGCctactgtaacactgacagtCTCTGTGACACAGGGACTGAAGTCTTCAGGGTCTGGAGGTAAAGGGTGAGCCGCTCGATTATCGCTCTGCAGACGATCGATGGTTCTTGTTAAGGAACGATACCTAAACAAGGCAGATGAAATgttgactgtaaaatgctgcataattaaaatgaaagcatgataaattttgtcattttagagCCTCTTCTTGGGAAAATGGTTTTAAACTTACTTTCTCAGCCACACAAAAGACAATGTGATGATCATCAGGACAGTGAGAGCTGATACGCTAATGAGAACATAGTGTATCTCGTTCAATATGCTTGGACCTaagtaaaataacacaaacGAGTCTAAAGTACAACACATTGACTGAGGTGTTGTTCATTAACACAAATATGAAAGTGATGCTATTTAACAATATTGTGTATTAAATCGAATGAGTCTTGCGTGTACATGAGGTGAAAAGATGTCCTTACCTGCTGTGGGGTGGGGGCTGTCGGTGGCATAGGTTCCAGACTGTGCCATGTCAACTGagcattgtctgtgtgactctgaGCGTTAAACCCCACATTCTTCAACATCCGCCGCAGCAGCAGAAGACACAGTTAAATGATAGCACAAATCGAACCATGAAAGCATTCAGCAGGGATGCTCTCACTGTCTCAAAACTACACTCGTTACGGTAATTACCACCACCTGAGAAATGTTACAAATGAATCATTTGAATCCGTAATGATTGGATTTGTAAACAGAAAGCATTATTCCGGAGGTCGTCTGTCTGGATTTCCACTATAAGACTTTAAGAGAAGTAATGAATTTGTAATGAAATCTCACAAATCTACGTGTTGTTTCCTCAAACTGTTTCACAACTATTTTATTTTCTGGTAGAGATTGGTCaatctgtttttaattgttgCATCAACAACTGAGCAATTTCGTATTAATTATCAATATAAGCTTTTCGGACCCCCTTCTGATTCGTaacactttaaaaacattttttaaaagtatcTATTTTTCCAAGAGATTTTGTATACTCACCGAAAAAAGACGACGGCTGACCAGttcccacactcatcacacagtcatgactgatctctctctcagagagtaGTGCACATCCTGACAGAAAAAAGTAAGACAAGTTTTGAAAGAGGGGCTGTCACTTCCCGCCTGTGAGCCCTGTCTTAGTATATGCACTTATGGTGAAGAGTGAACAATGCACGTCTACAGCTAAGGGGCTGAGTAACGCAGAGGTCCTCCTAGCCTGTGGTTTCCTGTCAAACTTAGAGCAATCATCTCGTTGGCAGTCACACAAAGCTAGAGTTGTTAATTACACAATGCTAAAAAATTCTCAGAGAAAACACGCATGTTGCATTAAATAGAGCTGCGTCTGATGTGCTGAAATAAGAGGGAATGTTGTGGTGTATGGTTTATAGTATTTGAAGCATGGTAGCCAAAGTACACAAGCATGTAATGAAGCTTTTTTTCTAATAGTACTGACTGTCAAAAGCAacgtaaaacaaacaaaattaatgtTATGTGTGAATAAAGGGTATATAGCTTCAATTTAACTAACGacaaaataaatgagaataaCTCAACTGAATTAGCTATGCTGTATGCTTTAATACATATACTGCTTCATTccatatacagtacacatttgAACAATTCATATTCAAATACATCAATTTTCCAAAACTCACTATATACATATTGTTCTCTGCTCAGAGGTCAGTGCAAATGAACCAAGAGATCTGAACACAA
This region includes:
- the apbb1 gene encoding amyloid-beta A4 precursor protein-binding family B member 1 — encoded protein: MSLEHTSDLANDNTCVTSSVTLDLRSPHSVLLDAELSQKNKAKGPSSSSSPKSRHIYATATPAQLLNGLMGGLEDETSHQHREEERARNQENEQGHPGTGSNTKWMKEGQNQLRKVAEQQQDMNRNPDQNLNLNENESPDGNPNQNLEEQVGDQNTTSNKTLRSLCSDLELKNAANEPLLIDTSDASQGKEQENAVEEKEEEEEEEEEEEDSLAPSGAEKDTDSSETQSGSEARKGEDGGRNACFLFQGKSGVPSDEDSSCMSLSQGSTANSTPDGDPESYWDRSAFETDSDLPAGWMRVRDTSGTYYWHIPTGTTQWEPPSPLEEGMAPERPSSTSPAITPCEEEAEVTWNMGTRPNRFNDEELWKEEDVTSDQSLKEFEGATLRYASINLSCSQSEGEEKQNPYSADVEAKCFAVRSLGWVEISEEEMAPGKSSIAVNNCIRQLSYHKHNLHDTAGIWGEGKDMLLVLENETLNLIDPLGQTLLHSQPIVSIRVWGVGRDNGRDFAYVARDKLTHVLKCHVFRCDTPAKNIATSMHDICSKIMAQRKSSKSSLSRLNIDPSKLVDLPFQEFPAPKNELVQRFQVLYLGNVTVAKPVGMDIVNVALETALTTKDKKEWTPVIVNVASATLTILTAEKEEVLSECRVRFLSFMGVGRDVHTFAFIMAEGPGDFICHMFWCEPNAASLSEAVQAACMLRYQKCLDARPPSTSSCLPGPPADSVARRVGSSVKKGVQSLLGSFKRSGAQTP
- the LOC115828244 gene encoding fibroblast growth factor receptor 2-like, with amino-acid sequence MAQSGTYATDSPHPTAGPSILNEIHYVLISVSALTVLMIITLSFVWLRKYRSLTRTIDRLQSDNRAAHPLPPDPEDFSPCVTETGSRFNKADLSLQQLIKAGREGTIYKAKMIKGTCKGHSVFICKVAKRSVSLKRMDREISIMRKLGSHKNILQLLDWDICEAPYTLIMEFVAYGTLRSYLQVNQDSLSMNSDLQHLFTISAYHIAHAMDHLRSKMVVHCDLALRNIMVNRFPSEVKVAEFGLARDLTRMRSRRSSRNKDYKERVPLRWYPPEYFRNDHYGFKGDVWAFGIVMWEMQTFGLLPYPDLDSTEKVVQQVCAGHRNAEPDGCRPEIWQMMTDCWQEPYSMRPSFKDIVRVFENILENDMDYVDVDNSRLLAKLEAEN